A single region of the Cinclus cinclus chromosome 10, bCinCin1.1, whole genome shotgun sequence genome encodes:
- the PFKL gene encoding ATP-dependent 6-phosphofructokinase, liver type isoform X2 — MAAAELERLRMAGAGMAIAVLTSGGDAQGMNAAVRAVTRMGIYVGAKVFLIYEGYEGLVEGGDNIKQANWLSVSNIIQLGGTVIGSARCKAFTTRAGRLRAARNLVEHGITNLCVIGGDGSLTGADIFRSEWAGLLEELVRDGQISEEVAKKNCRLNIVGLVGSIDNDFCGTDMTIGTDSALHRIMEVIDAITTTAQSHQRTFVLEVMGRHCGYLALVSGLASGADWLFIPESPPEDGWEDLMCERLGETRSRGSRLNIIIIAEGAIDRSGKPISSNYVKDLVVQRLGFDTRVTVLGHVQRGGTPSAFDRVLSSKMGMEAVMALLEATPDTPACVVSLSGNQSVRLPLMECVQVTKDVQKAMDEKRFEEAIQLRGRSFENNWNIYKLLAHQKPAQEKSPFSMAILNVGAPAAGMNAAVRSAVRIGICQGHTIYVVNDGFEGLAKGQVREVGWHDVAGWLGRGGSMLGTKRTLPKTCMEKIVENVRKFNIQGLLVIGGFEAYEGVLQLVEARGQYEELCIVMCVIPATISNNVPGTDFSLGSDTAVNAAMESCDRIKQSASGTKRRVFIVETMGGYCGYLSTVTGIAVGADAAYVYEDPFTIHDLKANVEHLTDKMKTDIQRGLVLRNEKCHEHYTTEFLYNLYSSEGKGIFDCRINVLGHLQQGGAPTPFDRNYGTKLGVKAVLWMSEKLQQVYSKGRVFANSGDTACVIGLRKKVVAFSPVTELKKVTDFEHRLPQEQWWLNLRLMLKMLANYQISLTDYISGQMEHVTRRTLSIEKGF; from the exons GCATGAACGCCGCTGTCCGCGCTGTCACCCGCATGGGGATATACGTGGGAGCCAAGGTCTTCCTCATCTATGAG GGCTACGAGGGGCTGGTGGAGGGAGGTGACAACATCAAACAAGCCAACTGGCTCAGCGTGTCCAACATCATCCAGCTG GGCGGGACGGTGATCGGCAGTGCCCGCTGCAAGGCCTTCACCACGCGGGCGGGTCGGCTCCGGGCCGCCCGAAACCTGGTGGAGCACGGCATCACCAACCTGTGCGTCATCGGCGGCGACGGCAGCCTCACCGGCGCTGACATCTTCCGCTCCGAGTGGGCTGGGCTGCTCGAGGAGCTGGTCCGAGATG GGCAGATCAGCGAGGAGGTGGCGAAGAAGAACTGCCGCCTGAACATCGTGGGGCTGGTGGGCTCCATCGACAACGACTTCTGCGGCACCGACATGACCATCGGCACCGACTCGGCGCTGCACCGCATCATGGAGGTCATCGACGCCATCACCACCACGGCGCAGAG CCACCAGCGGACGTTCGTGCTGGAGGTGATGGGTCGCCACTGCGG GTACCTGGCACTGGTGTCCGGCTTGGCCTCAGGCGCCGACTGGCTCTTCATCCCGGAATCCCCTCCGGAGGATGGCTGGGAGGACCTCATGTGCGAGAGGCTCGGGGAG ACACGCAGCCGGGGCTCGCGGCtcaacatcatcatcatcgccGAGGGCGCCATCGACCGCAGCGGCAAACCCATCTCCTCCAACTACGTGAAGGAC CTGGTGGTGCAACGCCTGGGCTTCGACACGCGCGTCACCGTCCTCGGCCACGTGCAGCGGGGAGGGACCCCGTCCGCCTTTGACCGTGTGCTG agcagcaagATGGGGATGGAGGCGGTGATGGCGCTGCTGGAGGCCACGCCGGACACCCCGGCCTGCGTGGTCAGCCTGTCCGGGAACCAGTCGGTGCGGCTGCCACTCATGGAGTGTGTCCAGGTG ACAAAGGATGTGCAGAAGGCCATGGATGAGAAGAGGTTTGAGGAGGCCATCCAGCTCCGTGGAAG GAGCTTTGAGAACAACTGGAACATCTACAAGCTGCTGGCACACCAGAAGCCAGCTCAGGAGAAG AGCCCCTTCAGCATGGCCATTCTGAACGTGGGAGCGCCGGCCGCCGGCATGAACGCTGCCGTGCGCTCCGCCGTGCGCATCGGCATCTGCCAGGGACACACCATCTATGTGGTGAACGACGGCTTCGAGGGCCTGGCCAAGGGGCAG GTCCGCGAGGTGGGCTGGCACGACGTGGCAGGATGGCTGGGCCGTGGCGGCTCCATGCTGGGCACCAAGAG GACGCTTCCCAAGACCTGCATGGAGAAGATCGTGGAGAACGTGCGCAAATTCAACatccaggggctgctggtcATTGGGGGCTTTGAG GCGTACGAGggggtgctgcagctggtggAGGCCCGTGGGCAGTACGAGGAGCTCTGCATCGTCATGTGCGTCATTCCCGCCACCATCAGCAACAACGTGCCCGGCACCGACTTCAGCCTGGGCTCTGACACGGCCGTCAACGCCGCCATGGAG AGCTGCGACCGCATCAAGCAGTCAGCCTCGGGCACCAAGCGCCGCGTGTTCATCGTGGAGACCATGGGGGGTTACTGCGGGTACCTGTCCACGGTCACCGGCATCGCCGTGGGCGCCGACGCTGCCTACGTCTATGAGGACCCCTTCACTATCCATGACTTAAAG GCCAACGTGGAGCACTTGACTGACAAAATGAAGACGGATATCCAGAGAGGGCTGGTGCTGCG caaTGAGAAGTGCCACGAGCACTACACCACCGAGTTCCTCTACAACCTTTACTCCTCCGAAGGCAAAGGCATCTTTGACTGCAGGATCAATGTCCTGGGCCACCTCCAGCAG GGGGGAGCCCCGACTCCTTTTGACCGGAACTATGGGACCAAGCTGGGGGTGAAGGCGGTGCTGTGGATGTCGGAGAAGCTGCAGCAAGTCTACAGCAAAG GGCGCGTGTTTGCCAACTCTGGAGACACTGCCTGTGTGATCGGGCTGCGGAAGAAGGTGGTGGCCTTCAGCCCCGTGACGGAGCTCAAGAAAGTCACAGATTTTGA gcacaggctgccccaggagcagtgGTGGCTGAACCTACGGCTGATGCTGAAGATGCTCGCCAACTACCAGATCAGCCTCACCGACTACATCTCGGGGCAGATGGAGCACGTCACCCGTCGCACCCTCAGCATCGAGAAAGGCTTCTAG
- the CFAP410 gene encoding cilia- and flagella-associated protein 410, whose amino-acid sequence MRLSRAAVLAQAKAAALDGVRRLNCWGSHLTDISICRDLPNIEVITFSVNGISDLEPLHQCQNLSELYLRKNNITSLDELFYLKTLPRLRVLWLAENPCCGPDPHRYRMTVLRNLPSLQKLDNQAVTEEELSQALVDGVEITAPPARRSVESSWSESTACSAAGSATEPESELLGCSLEETNRTQEELDMKPVPRDKYSSFYPQETDCSCKKRNNVLNAILLLMKELDAEGLEIIQQTVARRLQKKELQEE is encoded by the exons atGAGGCTGAGCCGGGCGGCCGTGCTGGCACAGGCCAAGGCGGCCGCGCTCGACGGTGTCCGCCGTCTGAACTGCTG GGGCAGCCACCTGACAGAT ATATCCATATGCCGGGATTTGCCCAACATCGAAGTGATCACATTCAG CGTGAACGGCATCTCGGACCTCGAGCCGCTGCACCAGTGCCAGAACCTGAGCGAGCTGTACCTGAGGAAGAACAACATCACGAGCCTGGATGAGCTGTTCTACCTGAAGACGCTGCCGCGGCTGCGGGTGCTGTGGCTGGCAGAGAACCCCTGCTGCGGGCCCGACCCTCACCGCTACCGCATGACCGTGCTGCGCAACCTGCCCAGCCTGCAGAAGCTCGACAACCAGG CTGTGACAGAAGAGGAGCTGTCGCAGGCGCTGGTGGATGGCGTGGAGATCACGGCCCCGCCGGCCCGGAGGAGTGTGGAGAGCAGCTGGTCCGAGTCCACCGCGTGCAGCGCCGCCGGATCCGCCACGGAGCCCGAGAGCGAGCTGCTCGgctgcagcctggaggagacaaA CAGAACTCAGGAGGAGCTTGATATGAAGCCTGTCCCCAGGGATAAATATTCCTCTTTTTACCCTCAAGAGACAGATTGCAGCTGCAAGAAGAGA AACAATGTCCTGAATGCCATCCTGCTTCTCATGAAGGAACTGGACGCCGAGGGGCTGGAGATCATCCAGCAGACGGTGGCAAGGAGGCTCCagaagaaggagctgcaggaagagtGA
- the PFKL gene encoding ATP-dependent 6-phosphofructokinase, liver type isoform X1, translating to MAGAGMAIAVLTSGGDAQGMNAAVRAVTRMGIYVGAKVFLIYEGYEGLVEGGDNIKQANWLSVSNIIQLGGTVIGSARCKAFTTRAGRLRAARNLVEHGITNLCVIGGDGSLTGADIFRSEWAGLLEELVRDGQISEEVAKKNCRLNIVGLVGSIDNDFCGTDMTIGTDSALHRIMEVIDAITTTAQSHQRTFVLEVMGRHCGYLALVSGLASGADWLFIPESPPEDGWEDLMCERLGETRSRGSRLNIIIIAEGAIDRSGKPISSNYVKDLVVQRLGFDTRVTVLGHVQRGGTPSAFDRVLSSKMGMEAVMALLEATPDTPACVVSLSGNQSVRLPLMECVQVTKDVQKAMDEKRFEEAIQLRGRSFENNWNIYKLLAHQKPAQEKSPFSMAILNVGAPAAGMNAAVRSAVRIGICQGHTIYVVNDGFEGLAKGQVREVGWHDVAGWLGRGGSMLGTKRTLPKTCMEKIVENVRKFNIQGLLVIGGFEVRQNPWFSGGWGGCGHPRGIFLERGSGCRASISQSLGCLQAYEGVLQLVEARGQYEELCIVMCVIPATISNNVPGTDFSLGSDTAVNAAMESCDRIKQSASGTKRRVFIVETMGGYCGYLSTVTGIAVGADAAYVYEDPFTIHDLKANVEHLTDKMKTDIQRGLVLRNEKCHEHYTTEFLYNLYSSEGKGIFDCRINVLGHLQQGGAPTPFDRNYGTKLGVKAVLWMSEKLQQVYSKGRVFANSGDTACVIGLRKKVVAFSPVTELKKVTDFEHRLPQEQWWLNLRLMLKMLANYQISLTDYISGQMEHVTRRTLSIEKGF from the exons GCATGAACGCCGCTGTCCGCGCTGTCACCCGCATGGGGATATACGTGGGAGCCAAGGTCTTCCTCATCTATGAG GGCTACGAGGGGCTGGTGGAGGGAGGTGACAACATCAAACAAGCCAACTGGCTCAGCGTGTCCAACATCATCCAGCTG GGCGGGACGGTGATCGGCAGTGCCCGCTGCAAGGCCTTCACCACGCGGGCGGGTCGGCTCCGGGCCGCCCGAAACCTGGTGGAGCACGGCATCACCAACCTGTGCGTCATCGGCGGCGACGGCAGCCTCACCGGCGCTGACATCTTCCGCTCCGAGTGGGCTGGGCTGCTCGAGGAGCTGGTCCGAGATG GGCAGATCAGCGAGGAGGTGGCGAAGAAGAACTGCCGCCTGAACATCGTGGGGCTGGTGGGCTCCATCGACAACGACTTCTGCGGCACCGACATGACCATCGGCACCGACTCGGCGCTGCACCGCATCATGGAGGTCATCGACGCCATCACCACCACGGCGCAGAG CCACCAGCGGACGTTCGTGCTGGAGGTGATGGGTCGCCACTGCGG GTACCTGGCACTGGTGTCCGGCTTGGCCTCAGGCGCCGACTGGCTCTTCATCCCGGAATCCCCTCCGGAGGATGGCTGGGAGGACCTCATGTGCGAGAGGCTCGGGGAG ACACGCAGCCGGGGCTCGCGGCtcaacatcatcatcatcgccGAGGGCGCCATCGACCGCAGCGGCAAACCCATCTCCTCCAACTACGTGAAGGAC CTGGTGGTGCAACGCCTGGGCTTCGACACGCGCGTCACCGTCCTCGGCCACGTGCAGCGGGGAGGGACCCCGTCCGCCTTTGACCGTGTGCTG agcagcaagATGGGGATGGAGGCGGTGATGGCGCTGCTGGAGGCCACGCCGGACACCCCGGCCTGCGTGGTCAGCCTGTCCGGGAACCAGTCGGTGCGGCTGCCACTCATGGAGTGTGTCCAGGTG ACAAAGGATGTGCAGAAGGCCATGGATGAGAAGAGGTTTGAGGAGGCCATCCAGCTCCGTGGAAG GAGCTTTGAGAACAACTGGAACATCTACAAGCTGCTGGCACACCAGAAGCCAGCTCAGGAGAAG AGCCCCTTCAGCATGGCCATTCTGAACGTGGGAGCGCCGGCCGCCGGCATGAACGCTGCCGTGCGCTCCGCCGTGCGCATCGGCATCTGCCAGGGACACACCATCTATGTGGTGAACGACGGCTTCGAGGGCCTGGCCAAGGGGCAG GTCCGCGAGGTGGGCTGGCACGACGTGGCAGGATGGCTGGGCCGTGGCGGCTCCATGCTGGGCACCAAGAG GACGCTTCCCAAGACCTGCATGGAGAAGATCGTGGAGAACGTGCGCAAATTCAACatccaggggctgctggtcATTGGGGGCTTTGAGGTGCGGCAGAATCCTTGGTTCAGTGGGggctggggtggctgtgggcATCCCAGAGGAATCTTTCTGGAACGTGGATCTGGCTGCAGGGCCAGCATTTCCCAATCCCTCGGCTGCTTGCAGGCGTACGAGggggtgctgcagctggtggAGGCCCGTGGGCAGTACGAGGAGCTCTGCATCGTCATGTGCGTCATTCCCGCCACCATCAGCAACAACGTGCCCGGCACCGACTTCAGCCTGGGCTCTGACACGGCCGTCAACGCCGCCATGGAG AGCTGCGACCGCATCAAGCAGTCAGCCTCGGGCACCAAGCGCCGCGTGTTCATCGTGGAGACCATGGGGGGTTACTGCGGGTACCTGTCCACGGTCACCGGCATCGCCGTGGGCGCCGACGCTGCCTACGTCTATGAGGACCCCTTCACTATCCATGACTTAAAG GCCAACGTGGAGCACTTGACTGACAAAATGAAGACGGATATCCAGAGAGGGCTGGTGCTGCG caaTGAGAAGTGCCACGAGCACTACACCACCGAGTTCCTCTACAACCTTTACTCCTCCGAAGGCAAAGGCATCTTTGACTGCAGGATCAATGTCCTGGGCCACCTCCAGCAG GGGGGAGCCCCGACTCCTTTTGACCGGAACTATGGGACCAAGCTGGGGGTGAAGGCGGTGCTGTGGATGTCGGAGAAGCTGCAGCAAGTCTACAGCAAAG GGCGCGTGTTTGCCAACTCTGGAGACACTGCCTGTGTGATCGGGCTGCGGAAGAAGGTGGTGGCCTTCAGCCCCGTGACGGAGCTCAAGAAAGTCACAGATTTTGA gcacaggctgccccaggagcagtgGTGGCTGAACCTACGGCTGATGCTGAAGATGCTCGCCAACTACCAGATCAGCCTCACCGACTACATCTCGGGGCAGATGGAGCACGTCACCCGTCGCACCCTCAGCATCGAGAAAGGCTTCTAG
- the TRA2B gene encoding transformer-2 protein homolog beta, with product MSDSGEQNYGERESRSASRSGSAHGSGKSGRHTPARSRSKEDSRRSRSKSRSRSESRSRSRRSSRRHYTRSRSRSRSHRRSRSRSYSRDYRRRHSHSHSPMSTRRRHIGNRANPDPNCCLGVFGLSLYTTERDLREVFSKYGPIADVSIVYDQQSRRSRGFAFVYFENVEDAKEAKERANGMELDGRRIRVDFSITKRPHTPTPGIYMGRPTYGSSRRRDYYDRGYDRGYDDRDYYSRSYRGGGGGGGGGWRAVQDRDQFYRRRSPSPYYSRGGYRSRSRSRSYSPRRY from the exons ATGAGCGACAGCGGGGAGCAAAACTACGGCGAGCGG GAATCCCGTTCTGCTTCCAGAAGCGGAAGTGCTCATGGGTCTGGCAAGTCGGGGAGACACACCCCTGCAAGATCTCGATCTAAGGAGGATTCCAGGCGCTCCAGGTCAAAATCTAGATCCAGGTCTGAATCCAG GTCTAGATCGAGGAGGAGTTCCCGCAGACACTACACCAGGTCGCGCTCCCGCTCGCGCTCGCACAGGAGGTCCAGGAGCAGGTCGTACAGTCGGGACTACCGGCGGCGGCACAGTCACAGCCACTCCCCCATGTCTACTCGGAGACGTCACATTGGGAACAGG GCAAATCCTGATCCAAACTGTTGTCTTGGAGTGTTTGGGCTGAGTCTGTACACTACAGAACGAGACCTGCGAGAGGTTTTCTCCAAGTACGGCCCCATTGCCGACGTTTCCATCGTGTACGATCAGCAGTCGCGGCGCTCCCGGGGCTTCGCCTTCGTCTACTTCGAGAACGTCGAGGATGCCAAGGAA GCAAAGGAGCGTGCCAATGGAATGGAGCTGGATGGAAGAAGGATCCGGGTGGACTTCTCCATAACAAAAAGACCTCACACACCTACCCCTGGAATCTATATGGGAAGACCCACCTA TGGCAGCTCACGGCGACGAGATTACTATGACAGAGGCTATGACAGAGGCTATGATGACCGTGACTATTACAGCAGGTCATACAG aGGAGGAGGTGGCGGTGGTGGTGGAGGCTGGAGAGCTGTTCAGGACAGGGATCAGTTTTACAG GAGGAGGTCACCGTCCCCGTACTACAGCCGAGGGGGCTACAGGTCCCGGTCCAGATCCCGATCCTACTCGCCTC GTCGCTATTAA